The proteins below come from a single Larimichthys crocea isolate SSNF chromosome II, L_crocea_2.0, whole genome shotgun sequence genomic window:
- the LOC113748300 gene encoding uncharacterized protein LOC113748300 produces the protein MSEPVPLLPCPLDPLASQVQRWKKLEMDISSTCNTSKLDLKQNGHCESSQSSDIVLGTGQDMGCSPHCEAISPQQQEGRHTENSSSDDVPPTTLPALDKSICNYQPMSVNASEDCSIDLLRIVKHKPSAIVFCDYDCSSDNQVIFANESSDGGESSSSTTEVGEGNNDDEEDDVPETLQYKEFLVSRHRRNFSRNRKGLRKRPDAQPNSTASGWQKPTNEGKPEFTGSQEEQDTLQNNGKQAAACESMTLLMKKLDHLNGGIQENMNCPHADGVSADEEQQNAAMPHYAYQV, from the exons ATGTCTGAACCTGTTCCTCTTCTACCCTGTCCTCTGGATCCCCTGGCCAGTCAGGTTCAAAGATGGAAGAAGCTGGAGATGGACATCAGTTCCACCTGTAATACATCTAAACTTGACCTAAAGCAGAATGGACACTGTGAAAGCAGCCAGAGTTCAGACATAGTTCTAGGGACAGGTCAGGACATGGGTTGTTCTCCACATTGTGAAGCCATATCACCTCAACAGCAAGAAGGGAGGCACACAGAGAACTCCTCATCCGATGACGTTCCTCCTACCACTCTACCAGCTCTGGATAAAAGTATTTGCAACTACCAGCCAATGTCTGTGAACGCATCAGAGGACTGTTCAATAGATCTGCTAAGAATAGTGAAGCACAAGCCAAGTGCCATTGTGTTCTGTGACTATGATTGCAGCTCTGACAACCAGGTGATCTTTGCAAATGAGAGCTCTGACGGCGGGGAGTCCTCTTCATCCACCACTGAAGTGGGAGAGGGTAACAACGACGATGAGGAGGATGACGTCCCCGAGACGTTACAATATAAGGAATTCCTGGTCAGTCGTCACCGTAGAAACTTCAGCAGGAACAGGAAGGGCTTGAGGAAGAGGCCGGATGCCCAGCCTAACAGCACCGCATCTGGCTGGCAGAAGCCCACCAACGAGGGCAAACCTGAGTTCACAGGTAGTCAGGAGGAACAGGATACCCTGCAGAACAATGGAAAACag gctgcTGCGTGTGAATCTATGACCCTGCTGATGAAAAAGTTGGATCACCTCAATGGGGGGATCCAGGAAAACATGAATTGCCCCCACGCAGACGGGGTCAGCGCTGACGAGGAGCAGCAGAACGCTGCA ATGCCTCATTATGCTTACCAAGTGTAA
- the rfc3 gene encoding replication factor C subunit 3: MSLWVDKYRPTSLGKLDYHKEQATQLKNLVQCGDFPHLLVYGPSGAGKKTRIMCLLRELYGAGVEKLRIEHQTVVAPSKKKIEINTIASNYHLEVNPSDAGNQDRVVIQELIKTVAQSQQIQSSTQREFKVVLLTEVDRLTKDAQHALRRTMEKYMGTCRLILCSTSTSKVIGPIRSRCLAIRVPLPSTEEVCNVLTSVCKKEGLLLPPELAKQISEKSGRNLRKALLMCEACRVQQYPFSVDQDVPATDWEVYLRETANAIVSQQSPQRLLEVRARLYELLTHCIPPDIIMKGLVTELLSNCDGQLKTEVAHMAAYYEHRLQLGSKAIYHLEAFTAKFMAIYKKFMEDGLDAMMF, translated from the exons ATGAGTTTGTGGGTGGACAAATATCGGCCGACTTCGCTCGGTAAACTGGACTATCACAAAGAGCAGGCGACTCAGCTGAAGAACCTG gtTCAATGTGGCGACTTCCCACACTTGTTGGTGTACGGTCCATCCGGCGCAGGCAAGAAGACTCGCATCATGTGTCTGCTGAGGGAGCTGTACGGAGCTGGGGTGGAGAAGCTTCGCATAGAGCACCAGACTGTTGTG GCCCCCTCAAAGAAGAAAATTGAGATTAACACAATAGCCAGCAACTACCACCTGGAAGTCAACCCAAG TGATGCTGGAAACCAGGACCGTGTGGTGATTCAAGAGCTGATTAAAACTGTGGCTCAGTCTCAGCAGATCCAGTCAAGCACCCAGCGAGAGTTCAAAG TGGTGTTGCTAACAGAGGTGGACAGACTCACGAAAGATGCCCAGCACGCTTTGCGCCGAACAATGGAAAAGTACATGGGCACTTGCCGTCTCATCCTgtgctccacctccacctccaaagTCATCGGCCCGATTCGGAGCCGTTGTCTGGCTATCAGAGTTCCTCTGCCGAGCACAGAAGAG GTGTGTAACGTCCTGACATCGGTCTGTAAAAAAGAGGGTCTGCTCCTCCCACCTGAGCTGGCCAAGCAAATCTCTGAGAAGTCTGGTCGCAACCTCCGTAAAGCCCTTTTGATGTGCGAGGCCTGCAGAGTGCAGCA GTATCCATTCTCAGTGGACCAAGATGTCCCGGCGACTGACTGGGAGGTCTACCTCAGAGAAACAGCTAATGCCATCGTCAGCCAGCAGAGCCCTCAGAG GTTGTTGGAGGTCCGTGCCAGACTGTACGAGCTGCTGACTCACTGCATCCCTCCTGATATCATCATGAAG GGTCTGGTGACAGAGTTGTTGAGTAACTGCGATGGCCAGCTGAAGACGGAGGTGGCCCACATGGCAGCTTACTATGAACACAGATTACAGCTGGGCAGCAAAGCCATCTACCACCTTGAGGCCTTCACTGCTAAGTTCATGGCCATCTACAAGAAGTTCATGGAGGACGGCCTGGATGCCATGATGTTTTGA